Proteins encoded by one window of Erwinia pyrifoliae DSM 12163:
- the rsmF gene encoding 16S rRNA (cytosine(1407)-C(5))-methyltransferase RsmF has protein sequence MQPVSHTSRVFFPPAFLAQMQRLLPDASEFSRFIAISQQPLRRSLRVNTLKISVDDFLRLVEPYQWALTPIPWCPEGFWISRDDADKLPLGSTAEHLAGLLYIQEASSMLPVSALFAGGHMPQRVMDMAAAPGSKTTQIAACMGDRGAILANEYSASRVKVLHANLSRCGVSNTAMTHFDGRVFGSALPECFDAVLLDAPCSGEGVVRKDADALRNWSETSTAEIAATQRDLINSAFHALRPGGTLVYSTCTLNLSENQQVIRWLLEQYPDAVEIEPLDTLFNGAEQVATAEGFLHVFPHIFDSEGFFVARLRKVASVTKMPQPTYKVGKPPFSPVSRQQQQEVNDAAAKVGLRWGPELKLWQRDKEIWLFPAEIEPLLGRVRFSRIGLKLAETFTKGYRWQHHAAVALADASSANAFELDSHQAEEWYRGRDIYPERSLPGDELIICHQKQPVGIAKKVGRRIKNTYPRELVRDGKLFSV, from the coding sequence ATCCAGCCTGTGTCTCACACTTCCCGCGTGTTTTTTCCGCCAGCCTTTCTTGCACAAATGCAGCGGCTGCTGCCCGACGCCAGTGAATTTTCGCGCTTTATTGCCATCAGCCAACAACCGTTGCGCCGCAGTCTGCGCGTCAATACGCTAAAAATCAGCGTCGATGATTTTCTCCGCCTGGTCGAGCCTTATCAGTGGGCGTTGACGCCGATCCCATGGTGCCCGGAGGGGTTCTGGATTAGCCGCGACGATGCCGATAAGCTGCCGCTCGGCAGCACGGCGGAGCACCTGGCCGGGCTGCTCTATATACAGGAAGCCAGCTCAATGCTGCCGGTCAGCGCCCTGTTTGCTGGCGGTCATATGCCACAACGGGTTATGGATATGGCGGCAGCGCCTGGTTCAAAAACCACGCAGATAGCCGCATGTATGGGCGATCGCGGAGCCATTCTTGCAAATGAGTATTCAGCCAGCCGGGTCAAAGTGCTGCATGCCAACCTTAGCCGCTGCGGCGTTAGCAACACCGCCATGACCCACTTCGACGGGCGGGTATTTGGCTCCGCGCTACCGGAGTGCTTTGATGCGGTACTACTTGATGCGCCCTGCTCCGGCGAAGGGGTGGTGCGCAAAGACGCCGACGCCTTGCGCAACTGGTCCGAAACCAGCACGGCAGAGATTGCCGCAACGCAACGCGATCTGATCAACAGCGCTTTCCACGCCCTGCGCCCCGGTGGCACGTTGGTTTATTCAACCTGTACGCTTAACCTTAGCGAAAACCAGCAGGTGATCCGCTGGCTGCTTGAACAGTATCCGGATGCGGTTGAAATAGAGCCTCTGGACACCTTGTTCAACGGAGCTGAACAGGTCGCTACAGCGGAAGGTTTCCTGCATGTGTTTCCACACATTTTCGACAGCGAAGGCTTCTTCGTTGCCCGCCTGCGTAAAGTGGCGAGCGTGACAAAAATGCCGCAACCGACCTACAAGGTGGGCAAACCCCCTTTCAGTCCTGTAAGCCGTCAGCAGCAGCAGGAAGTGAATGACGCAGCGGCTAAGGTTGGTCTGCGCTGGGGGCCTGAGCTTAAACTATGGCAGCGCGACAAAGAGATATGGCTGTTTCCCGCAGAGATAGAACCCCTCCTGGGCCGGGTACGCTTCTCACGAATTGGCCTGAAGCTGGCGGAAACATTCACTAAAGGCTATCGCTGGCAGCATCATGCCGCCGTGGCGCTGGCTGATGCCAGCAGCGCTAATGCGTTCGAGCTTGACAGCCACCAGGCGGAGGAGTGGTATCGCGGTCGCGATATCTATCCCGAGCGCAGTTTACCTGGCGATGAGTTGATCATATGCCACCAAAAGCAACCTGTTGGTATAGCCAAGAAGGTAGGCAGGCGGATTAAGAACACCTATCCGCGTGAGCTGGTGCGCGATGGTAAGTTGTTCAGCGTGTAA
- a CDS encoding PqiB family protein, with amino-acid sequence MQQETPTTPTSARLKNRRRISPFWLLPFIALLIAGWLLWTNYQQRGTTVTIDFATADGIVPGRTPVRYQGVEVGLVEGISMTDNLRTIKIKASIKSDMREALRENTQFWLVTPKASLAGVSGLDALVGGNYIGMMPGEGKPRENFVALDTQPKYRVNSGEMLIHLQAPDLGGLNSGSLVYFRKIPVGRVYDYSINAGSKGVTVDVLIERRFTHLVRRESRFWNISGIKANVGLGGAKVELENLPALVNGAIAFDSPGESPPANTDDDYRLYPDLAQSQRGVIISLDLPDGNNLKRGSTPLMYQGLEVGTLNKMTLLPNGKVSGELILDPSVTGLMRAGTRIEMRGPKISLTDTSLSSLLTGNTLELIPGEGDAQTHFVVLPSNETLLQQPNSLELTLTAPESYGIDAGQPLILHGMRIGQVVNRTLTEKGVTFNVVVAADYRHLVHGDSKFIINSRLDVKLGIDGMEVLGASAREWVDGGIRLDPGSKGISKRRYPLYANAEKAEEGITGDRLPTTLTLTASSLPDIQSGSVVLFRKFQVGEIVSVTPRADAFDVNVHIKPEYRRLLTPGSVFWAEGGARVQLNGSGLTVQASPLNRALKGAISFDNLAGAGAGLTPRDKRVLYASQTAARAVGSQITLRTYDASKLSSGMPIRYLGIDIGQLETLALGEGNNQVIAEAVLYPEYVQDFARSGSRFSVVSPQISAAGVNHLDTLLQPYINVDPGKGRALRSFELQESTITDARYLDGLNLVVDAPEGGSLSVGTPVLFRGVEVGTVTGTALGTMADRVQITLRISKKYQHLVRNNTVFWLASGYNLKFGLTGGVVKTGTFQQFIQGGIAFATPPTVPLAPPASSGKHFLLEDEEPGGWRQWGTALPQ; translated from the coding sequence ATGCAACAGGAAACGCCAACTACACCGACTAGCGCTCGCCTTAAAAACCGGCGCAGAATATCGCCGTTTTGGCTGCTTCCATTTATAGCCCTGTTAATTGCCGGCTGGCTGCTCTGGACCAACTATCAGCAACGCGGCACCACCGTCACCATTGATTTCGCCACGGCGGACGGCATTGTGCCGGGGCGCACGCCGGTGCGCTATCAGGGAGTGGAGGTTGGCCTGGTGGAGGGGATCAGCATGACGGACAATCTGCGCACCATTAAAATTAAAGCCAGTATCAAAAGCGATATGAGAGAAGCGCTGCGCGAGAACACGCAGTTCTGGCTGGTGACACCAAAAGCCTCGCTGGCCGGTGTTTCCGGGCTGGACGCGTTGGTCGGCGGGAATTACATCGGCATGATGCCGGGTGAAGGTAAACCTCGTGAAAACTTCGTGGCGCTCGATACGCAGCCCAAATACCGTGTTAATTCGGGCGAGATGCTTATTCATTTGCAGGCTCCGGATCTCGGTGGCTTGAACAGTGGTTCACTGGTCTATTTTCGCAAAATTCCGGTCGGCCGTGTCTATGACTACAGTATTAATGCCGGCAGCAAAGGCGTAACGGTAGATGTTCTGATTGAGCGTCGTTTCACCCATCTGGTCAGAAGAGAGAGCCGTTTCTGGAATATTTCCGGCATCAAGGCCAATGTCGGTCTGGGGGGTGCGAAGGTCGAACTGGAAAACCTGCCTGCGCTGGTCAATGGTGCGATTGCCTTCGACTCGCCGGGTGAGTCACCGCCAGCCAACACCGACGATGACTACCGGCTTTATCCCGACCTGGCACAGAGTCAGCGCGGCGTGATCATTTCCCTCGATTTGCCGGACGGTAACAATCTGAAACGAGGCAGCACGCCGCTAATGTATCAGGGGCTGGAAGTCGGCACCCTGAATAAAATGACCCTGCTGCCCAATGGTAAGGTCAGCGGTGAACTGATACTTGATCCCTCGGTCACCGGATTAATGCGTGCGGGAACACGTATTGAAATGCGCGGCCCAAAAATCAGCCTGACTGACACCAGCCTGAGCAGCCTTTTAACTGGCAATACGCTGGAGCTTATCCCGGGCGAAGGCGATGCGCAGACGCATTTCGTGGTCCTGCCGAGCAATGAAACTCTGCTTCAGCAGCCGAACTCGTTGGAACTGACGCTCACGGCACCTGAAAGCTACGGCATCGATGCCGGTCAACCGCTGATACTGCACGGGATGCGCATTGGCCAGGTGGTCAACCGCACCCTGACTGAAAAAGGGGTTACCTTTAATGTGGTGGTGGCCGCCGATTATCGTCATCTGGTGCATGGCGACAGTAAGTTCATCATTAACAGCCGGCTGGACGTCAAGCTCGGTATTGACGGGATGGAAGTACTGGGTGCCAGCGCCCGGGAATGGGTAGATGGGGGTATTCGCCTTGATCCCGGCAGCAAGGGAATATCAAAGCGCCGCTATCCGCTGTATGCCAATGCCGAAAAGGCCGAAGAAGGCATTACTGGCGATCGCCTCCCGACGACTCTCACCCTGACGGCCAGCAGCCTGCCCGATATTCAGAGCGGTTCAGTGGTGCTGTTTCGTAAGTTTCAGGTCGGGGAGATTGTCAGCGTAACACCACGCGCAGACGCTTTTGATGTGAACGTGCATATTAAACCCGAATACCGCCGCCTGCTGACGCCGGGCAGCGTGTTCTGGGCAGAAGGCGGGGCGCGCGTCCAGCTAAACGGCAGCGGCCTGACGGTTCAGGCTTCCCCGCTAAACCGTGCGCTAAAAGGTGCAATCAGCTTCGATAACCTTGCCGGTGCTGGTGCTGGCTTAACCCCACGGGATAAGCGCGTACTGTATGCATCACAAACCGCCGCGCGCGCCGTAGGTAGCCAGATAACGCTGCGCACCTATGATGCCAGTAAGCTGTCATCGGGTATGCCTATCCGCTACCTTGGTATTGATATTGGCCAGCTTGAGACGTTGGCATTGGGGGAAGGCAATAACCAGGTCATAGCGGAGGCGGTGCTTTATCCTGAATATGTGCAGGACTTTGCCCGCTCGGGTTCACGCTTCTCGGTGGTGTCGCCACAGATATCTGCCGCCGGCGTTAACCATCTGGACACCCTGCTGCAGCCCTATATCAACGTCGACCCGGGTAAAGGCCGCGCGCTGCGCAGCTTTGAACTGCAGGAATCGACGATTACCGATGCGCGTTATCTGGACGGGCTAAACCTGGTGGTTGATGCACCTGAAGGTGGCTCGCTGTCAGTCGGTACGCCGGTGTTGTTCCGTGGCGTGGAGGTCGGTACGGTCACCGGTACTGCGCTGGGTACGATGGCGGATCGTGTTCAGATCACTCTGCGCATCAGCAAAAAATATCAGCATCTGGTACGGAACAATACCGTATTCTGGCTGGCATCAGGTTACAACCTGAAGTTTGGGCTGACGGGGGGCGTAGTAAAAACCGGTACATTCCAGCAGTTTATTCAGGGTGGCATCGCATTTGCCACGCCACCGACCGTGCCGCTGGCACCGCCAGCCTCCTCCGGCAAACACTTCCTGTTAGAGGACGAAGAACCTGGCGGCTGGCGTCAATGGGGCACCGCCCTGCCGCAGTAA
- the yebS gene encoding membrane integrity lipid transport subunit YebS, with amino-acid sequence MKIHAIRYALLQARYQRCPECDTLFCLPDVKSNQSAHCPRCNARILNGRDWSMTRLTAMAVTMIVMMPFAFGESILSIRLLGTNIYASLLGGILQMAQQGDVITAAMVAFCTVGAPVVLVAAIGGLFXGRKMGLNLRPILLMLDRLKEWIMLDIYLVGIGIASIKVQDYAAITPGIGLAAFIILTLLSLLTLIHLNVEQLWQRFYPQPAPSVSLAKLRVCLSCRHTGTADESGRCPRCHTPLYLRRPFSLQKSLAALIASIIFLIPANLLPISEIWLNGARQEDTILSGILSLASGNIPIAAVVFIASILVPFTKVIVLSTLLLSIHFNCEQGLKTRIRLLRLVKWVGRWSMLDLFVISLTMSLVNRDQLLAFTMGPAAFYFGSAVVLTILAVEWLDSRLLWDSHATGNANYTD; translated from the coding sequence ATGAAAATACACGCCATCCGTTACGCTCTTTTGCAGGCACGTTATCAGCGATGTCCCGAATGCGATACCCTTTTTTGCTTACCGGATGTGAAGTCCAACCAGTCAGCGCACTGCCCACGCTGCAATGCCCGCATCCTCAATGGCCGTGACTGGTCGATGACGCGTTTGACCGCTATGGCTGTCACCATGATAGTGATGATGCCGTTTGCATTTGGTGAATCGATCCTGTCCATTCGCCTGCTGGGAACCAATATCTATGCCAGTCTGCTGGGCGGAATTCTGCAAATGGCGCAACAGGGTGATGTTATCACCGCAGCAATGGTGGCGTTTTGCACCGTAGGCGCACCGGTTGTGCTGGTCGCCGCCATTGGCGGGCTTTTTTTNGGCCGTAAAATGGGACTGAATCTGCGCCCGATATTGCTCATGCTCGACCGGCTGAAAGAGTGGATCATGCTGGATATTTATCTGGTCGGCATCGGCATCGCTTCAATCAAGGTACAGGATTATGCCGCTATAACGCCCGGTATCGGGCTGGCGGCTTTCATTATACTGACGCTACTTAGCCTGCTCACGCTTATCCATCTCAACGTTGAACAGCTTTGGCAGCGGTTTTATCCGCAGCCTGCGCCCAGCGTTTCGCTAGCTAAGCTACGGGTATGCCTGAGCTGCCGCCATACCGGAACCGCTGACGAGAGCGGACGCTGCCCGCGCTGCCATACGCCGCTCTATCTGCGGCGCCCCTTCAGTCTGCAAAAGTCGTTGGCGGCGCTGATCGCCTCGATTATTTTTCTTATCCCCGCTAATCTTCTACCGATTTCAGAAATCTGGCTGAATGGGGCACGTCAAGAAGATACGATCCTTTCCGGAATCCTTTCTCTGGCCTCCGGTAATATCCCGATAGCGGCGGTGGTGTTTATCGCCAGTATTCTGGTTCCCTTCACTAAGGTTATCGTGCTGAGCACCCTGCTGCTGAGCATTCATTTTAACTGTGAGCAAGGACTGAAAACCCGCATCCGTCTGCTGCGCCTGGTGAAGTGGGTTGGACGCTGGTCCATGCTCGACCTGTTTGTGATTTCTCTAACCATGTCGTTGGTCAACCGCGATCAGCTACTGGCCTTTACTATGGGACCCGCTGCTTTCTATTTTGGCAGCGCGGTCGTACTGACTATTCTTGCCGTTGAGTGGCTGGATAGCCGTTTACTTTGGGATTCTCATGCAACAGGAAACGCCAACTACACCGACTAG
- a CDS encoding GAF domain-containing protein, producing MTKAEFYTDLNRDMNALLSGETSFLAVMGNCSALLYERLEGVNWAGFYLLTEENTLVLGPFQGKVACVRIPIGRGVCGTAVSEKSVQRVNDVHAFPGHIACDAASNAEIVLPLMVNGRVIGVLDIDSVEYNRFDSEDEKGLKALTDGLCNVLDGTDVEKFIHMNRI from the coding sequence ATGACTAAAGCAGAATTTTATACTGACCTCAATCGAGATATGAATGCGTTACTTAGCGGTGAAACCAGCTTTCTGGCGGTGATGGGTAATTGTAGCGCGCTTTTGTATGAACGTCTTGAGGGGGTGAACTGGGCGGGTTTCTATCTGTTAACGGAAGAGAATACGCTGGTGTTGGGCCCCTTTCAGGGGAAAGTCGCCTGCGTGCGTATCCCCATTGGGCGCGGCGTCTGTGGAACCGCCGTTTCAGAGAAAAGCGTTCAGCGCGTGAATGATGTGCATGCGTTTCCGGGGCACATTGCCTGCGACGCAGCCAGTAATGCAGAAATTGTGCTCCCGCTAATGGTCAATGGCCGCGTGATTGGCGTACTGGATATCGACAGTGTGGAATATAACCGCTTTGATAGTGAGGATGAAAAGGGGTTAAAAGCGTTAACTGACGGGCTTTGCAACGTACTTGATGGGACTGATGTGGAAAAATTTATTCATATGAATCGCATCTAA
- the proQ gene encoding RNA chaperone ProQ has translation MENQPKLNSTKEVIAFLAERFPQCFSAEGEARPLKIGIFQDLVERVQGEMSLSKTQLRSALRLYTSSWRYLYGIKAGATRVDLDGNACGQLDEQHVEHARKQLEEAKARVQAQREQQQAKKREAGEETAPRRPRKPVRKPAVEGDQPRTVSNKPARPQAARHTSAPREESRPEQHKPVTDTTALQVGQSIKVTAGKNAMDATILEIGKDGVRVQLASGLAMIVRAEHLQF, from the coding sequence ATGGAAAATCAACCTAAGTTGAATAGCACTAAAGAAGTCATCGCCTTTCTGGCAGAGCGTTTCCCACAATGCTTTAGCGCCGAAGGCGAAGCACGACCACTGAAAATCGGAATTTTTCAGGATTTAGTCGAACGCGTGCAGGGCGAAATGAGCCTGAGTAAAACTCAGCTCCGCTCGGCTCTCCGCCTTTATACTTCCAGCTGGCGTTATTTGTATGGCATCAAGGCTGGCGCGACGCGCGTTGACCTTGACGGCAATGCCTGTGGCCAACTGGATGAACAGCACGTTGAACATGCGCGCAAACAGCTTGAAGAAGCCAAAGCACGCGTGCAGGCGCAACGCGAACAGCAACAGGCAAAAAAGCGTGAAGCTGGTGAAGAGACCGCACCTCGCCGTCCACGTAAGCCCGTGCGCAAACCTGCCGTCGAGGGGGATCAGCCGCGCACCGTGAGCAATAAACCCGCTCGCCCCCAGGCAGCACGCCACACTTCCGCCCCGCGCGAAGAGTCCCGGCCGGAGCAGCATAAACCGGTTACTGACACTACAGCATTGCAAGTGGGTCAAAGCATCAAAGTCACCGCAGGAAAAAATGCGATGGACGCAACCATTCTCGAGATCGGTAAAGATGGCGTCCGGGTTCAGCTTGCTTCCGGCCTGGCAATGATAGTACGCGCAGAACACTTGCAGTTCTGA